AGCAATTAATGCAAAACACCGGCCCAAATCCACTACCTCCGTACCAGAGTTAACCGGCAAATGGCGGTCATGAGGCAATGGGAAACCTCATTAATCCAAGCTGTTGTCCAAAATCTCAACCCAAAGTGTCTATTCACACTAGGCCAAAAACAGTCTCAATCGCTTCTTCAgtcttattattattttcttttttgttaATAAAACTTGAAAAAGGAGAAGGTAGAGAAAAGGAGAACAAGTGCCATACTCAAATGAAGAAGCAGAATatgttcttttgatataaatataaAGATTGTATCAAATTTCTATGGAGAAGAGAGAGGAGCAAATGATAAAGACTGAGATTTCCATGGCAAATTCCACATTCATCACAGAGGAGATACCCAGTAGTTTTGCTTTATCATCCTCAACTCCAACATCAGCAAGCATCTTTGACATGATGCCATGTGATATTGGTGATAAAGCCTCTTTAGGCTTCACGGACCTGCTTGATGGCAACCAAGATTTTGGCACTTGTTTGTTCGATTGGTTTCAGCCTCCGATTGTTCCTCACCAACCCTTGCCTTCTCCGGCGTCCACTGTTCCCGAATCATCCGAGGTCTTGAACACTCCGGCCACTCCTAACTCCTCCTCCATCTCTTCATCCTCGAATGAAGCAGGAAATGAGGCGCAAGCTAAAGCTGGAGATGAAGAAGAGCAGGATCAAGAAAAGAACAAGAAACAGTGAGTGTGTTAATAAGCATGGTATCAGTGTTCTTTTCTTGATAGAGTTTTTGCTTTATTTGTAGTGTGTTTCGTTAGCTAGTTAGCTATCTACTTTTTGGATATATGAAACAAGAAGCAGATAGCGATAAGTCTATTGCGAGGAAATAGAATTGATAGATGGGTTTTATTCTCTTTTCTGCAATTAAACTTGATTGTGAGTTTTATGGGGTTTTGTTGTTCCACTTTCTGATTCCTTTTGAAGTACTGAAAGTGTAATGTTTGTGGGTTTAGGTTGAAACCCAAAAAGAAGAACCAGAAAAGGCAAAGAGAGCCAAGATTTGCTTTCATGACAAAAAGCGAAGTTGATCACCTAGATGATGGGTATAGATGGAGGAAGTACGGCCAGAAAGCAGTGAAAAACAGCCCTTATCCGAGGTATCAAGGAAATCCCCATCTTGTCCCCTATGTTGCTTTGATATGATTATATATGTATGTAATCGTGTTATTACTTTGGTTGCAAAGTTGCAAGAATATGCAACGCTTTTGGATGATCTTCTGTTAAACAAGTTTGTTAATTTATTACATTTCAGGAGCTATTATCGTTGCACTAGTGCAGGATGTGGGGTGAAGAAGAGAGTAGAGAGATCATCTGAGGATCCCACCATAGTTGTTACAACTTATGAAGGACAACACACGCATCCAAGTCCCATAACCCCCAGGGGAAGTATCGGACTTCTGCCAGATTCAGGTGGTTTCGGTGCTGCAACTTCTTTTGTTGTTCCACAACCTCAGTACCAGCAACAGCAACATGCCTGTATGTATAGCTCATCGCCTTCACTGAACATTAGCACTAGTAGTCGTAGTTTTAATCCCTCATTTTCTCCAAGTTTTCTGCAAGAGAGACGGTTTGGTCCTTCATCAGCTTCTTTGTTCAGAGACCATGGGCTTCTTCAGGACATCGTGCCCACCCAGATGAGAAAGGAAACTACAGAGGAGTAGAAGGATTTGCATGTTAGTTTACTGGTATGTAATTCTCTAACTGACATATGGGGTTCTGTCACTTGAGAAATGCCGCTATGTCAATCACCCAATATTAATTTCAATGACACAGAACCTTATCTTTGgaaaatgatgatgatgatgacgaTGATGACTAGCCTTTTTAGCAGCTTATGCAGGGAATAGTTTCCTTCTTTTCTTTTGGTTCTTTTTTTGTTATTCTTTTGTATCCAGATATTATCTGATTATGGAGATACTTGAGTTTTGTATCATCCTTTTCCCCCTTTAGTAGTTACTCAATTTCTTTATATTCTTTCTGGCTTCCTTCTTCTAATggcccattcttcttcttcttcttcttcttcttcttcttctctttggcTGAATATGCATGTGTACTGACATGAGTTTAtacttagggttagggtttttcgCATATATCTAATCTAAGAGAGTCGGCTGAAACTCTTACTTTATGGGACTTTATGGGAACTTGATCCTTTAGCAAATGCGTAAAGATCATGGGATGATATAGGTAGCtagatatatatacacatatcttGTGACATGTAACGAGGGTGAGAGATGTAACAATTCATTGACCACCACTAGGCTTAATGA
The Hevea brasiliensis isolate MT/VB/25A 57/8 chromosome 15, ASM3005281v1, whole genome shotgun sequence genome window above contains:
- the LOC110669417 gene encoding probable WRKY transcription factor 48 isoform X1 codes for the protein MEKREEQMIKTEISMANSTFITEEIPSSFALSSSTPTSASIFDMMPCDIGDKASLGFTDLLDGNQDFGTCLFDWFQPPIVPHQPLPSPASTVPESSEVLNTPATPNSSSISSSSNEAGNEAQAKAGDEEEQDQEKNKKQLKPKKKNQKRQREPRFAFMTKSEVDHLDDGYRWRKYGQKAVKNSPYPRSYYRCTSAGCGVKKRVERSSEDPTIVVTTYEGQHTHPSPITPRGSIGLLPDSGGFGAATSFVVPQPQYQQQQHACMYSSSPSLNISTSSRSFNPSFSPSFLQERRFGPSSASLFRDHGLLQDIVPTQMRKETTEE
- the LOC110669417 gene encoding probable WRKY transcription factor 48 isoform X2, with product MEKREEQMIKTEISMANSTFITEEIPSSFALSSSTPTSASIFDMMPCDIGDKASLGFTDLLDGNQDFGTCLFDWFQPPIVPHQPLPSPASTVPESSEVLNTPATPNSSSISSSSNEAGNEAQAKAGDEEEQDQEKNKKQLKPKKKNQKRQREPRFAFMTKSEVDHLDDGYRWRKYGQKAVKNSPYPRSYYRCTSAGCGVKKRVERSSEDPTIVVTTYEGQHTHPSPITPRGSIGLLPDSGGFGAATSFVVPQPQYQQQQHAFFCKRDGLVLHQLLCSETMGFFRTSCPPR